Proteins encoded by one window of Sinorhizobium arboris LMG 14919:
- a CDS encoding polysaccharide pyruvyl transferase family protein, whose amino-acid sequence MRPRILVTGIPGHYTRLANGAQGLSVSYSERQKQPETKEEFLQELRNISNTGNYLIGEGALRAIAPHAKQVPFWHLYNCSQNGVGLDEFNANFDICVFTCANLLRKGLSADAEAEVLGKLKMPIVMLGIGLQNRRDLENSLPEGTKRLLDVLKEREHYFLTRGFETAGFLKDQGFSYVQPTGCPSIYLMPHNMRASLKKLPNVPVGKARTIFSGYLGANHDCIVDAAALAPEGSRPQYVVQDEFLHFDMNVEPNGDGRVYDCASGAMLGELNYPGTERLKAPFDVRTFFDTNQWRAWASSMDFNFGRRFHGSIIAMQAAVPSLMVAVDDRMREMLGYTGLPAIDAAEVDKAENRAEFVADHLSGLNASELVDRYSDRERTFRSALREIGIGQ is encoded by the coding sequence ATGCGTCCACGAATCCTCGTGACGGGAATTCCTGGTCATTACACGCGCCTCGCTAACGGTGCCCAGGGATTATCCGTCTCCTATTCGGAGCGGCAGAAACAGCCCGAGACGAAGGAGGAGTTTCTTCAGGAGCTTCGTAATATCAGCAATACGGGAAATTACCTGATCGGCGAGGGGGCGTTGCGCGCGATTGCGCCGCATGCCAAGCAGGTACCGTTCTGGCACCTCTATAATTGCAGTCAGAACGGCGTCGGGCTCGACGAGTTCAACGCCAATTTCGACATCTGCGTCTTCACCTGCGCGAACCTTCTGCGCAAGGGCCTTTCTGCGGATGCCGAAGCGGAAGTGCTGGGCAAGCTGAAGATGCCGATCGTCATGCTCGGCATCGGCCTGCAGAACCGGAGAGACCTCGAAAACAGCCTTCCCGAGGGCACGAAGCGGCTTCTGGACGTCCTGAAGGAGCGCGAGCACTATTTCCTGACGCGTGGATTCGAGACGGCGGGCTTCCTCAAGGACCAAGGGTTCTCTTACGTTCAACCGACCGGCTGCCCCTCCATCTATCTGATGCCGCACAATATGCGCGCATCGCTGAAGAAGTTACCCAATGTGCCGGTCGGCAAGGCGCGGACCATCTTTTCCGGCTATCTCGGTGCCAACCACGATTGCATCGTCGACGCAGCGGCGCTGGCGCCCGAGGGCTCGCGTCCCCAATATGTCGTCCAGGACGAATTCCTCCACTTCGACATGAATGTGGAACCGAATGGCGACGGGCGCGTCTACGACTGCGCCTCCGGGGCCATGCTCGGCGAACTGAACTATCCGGGCACCGAAAGGCTGAAAGCGCCCTTCGACGTTCGGACCTTTTTCGACACCAACCAGTGGCGCGCCTGGGCCTCTTCGATGGACTTCAATTTCGGCCGGCGTTTCCACGGCTCGATCATCGCCATGCAGGCAGCCGTGCCGAGCCTCATGGTGGCGGTGGACGACCGGATGCGCGAGATGCTCGGTTACACGGGTCTGCCGGCGATCGACGCCGCCGAGGTCGACAAAGCGGAAAACCGGGCCGAGTTCGTTGCCGACCACCTGTCCGGTCTCAATGCGTCCGAGCTGGTCGACAGATATTCCGATCGCGAGCGCACCTTCCGCTCGGCCCTTAGGGAGATCGGGATCGGGCAATAA
- the rfbA gene encoding glucose-1-phosphate thymidylyltransferase RfbA, with translation MKGIILAGGRGTRLYPVTISVSKQLLPVHDKPMIYYPLGMLMLAGIREILVITMPRDRPLFEELLGDGSQFGLAISYAEQPEPNGLAEAFIIGRDFIGSSAVALILGDNIFYGAGLPELCSEAAARPSGATIFAYRVDDPERYGVVSFDGKTGRAEAIEEKPERARSSWAVTGLYFYENNVLDIASSIKPSARGELEITDVNRAYLERGDLHVCRLGRGYAWLDTGTHDSLHDAASFVRTIEHRQGVKIMCPEEIAFELGYVSADQVLERADLLGKNDYAIYLRRRIKELADA, from the coding sequence ATGAAGGGCATCATCCTTGCGGGCGGCCGGGGAACCAGGCTCTACCCGGTGACGATCTCGGTTTCGAAACAATTGCTCCCCGTCCATGACAAGCCGATGATCTATTACCCACTCGGCATGCTCATGCTGGCCGGCATTCGCGAGATACTGGTGATCACCATGCCCAGGGACCGGCCGCTTTTCGAGGAGTTGCTTGGCGACGGCAGTCAGTTCGGCCTGGCCATCTCCTATGCCGAGCAGCCGGAGCCGAACGGGCTGGCCGAGGCTTTCATCATCGGCCGGGACTTCATCGGCAGCAGTGCCGTGGCCCTTATCCTTGGTGACAACATCTTCTACGGCGCCGGTCTGCCGGAGCTGTGCAGCGAGGCCGCGGCCCGGCCGAGCGGTGCCACGATTTTCGCCTATAGAGTGGACGATCCCGAGCGCTACGGCGTCGTCAGTTTCGATGGAAAGACCGGGCGGGCGGAGGCGATCGAGGAGAAACCGGAACGGGCGAGATCGAGCTGGGCCGTCACCGGTCTTTATTTCTATGAAAACAACGTGCTTGACATCGCTTCTTCGATCAAACCTTCAGCACGCGGCGAGTTGGAAATCACCGACGTCAACCGGGCCTATCTGGAGCGCGGCGACCTCCACGTCTGCCGTCTGGGGCGAGGCTATGCCTGGCTCGATACGGGGACGCATGACAGCCTGCACGACGCCGCTTCTTTCGTGCGCACGATCGAGCACCGGCAGGGCGTCAAGATCATGTGCCCCGAGGAGATCGCCTTCGAGCTCGGCTACGTCTCGGCGGACCAAGTGCTCGAGCGTGCCGACCTGCTCGGAAAAAACGACTATGCGATCTATCTGCGGCGGCGCATCAAGGAGCTTGCCGATGCTTGA
- a CDS encoding DUF6212 domain-containing protein yields MSSNVRQSPAKRRLVVASGRDRDDVEGSGIEHLVHFLEPDAGSRFPLQNAFPLIALAFSDQGESDLKEGLASIQALGTIPEIPIQRIDAAGRAESLALVRSLVEGGVGRLSRFTASITAELAILRRERETLLENYRALEDAFQARNWEPVAEIFAHDPYADPKDEGIGQLLATGCVEQLLPVSSLGVAGVALHFHSVPRDAGELVVMLGYVENGEGVAEWTVPYAQLAADWNFFALPRACGGAARTLRLRISTTGTETVGLSLGYPIASERYTARSETPHPDLDLRPLAFRVFTGLPGVKPTRMPNMIAPTALLEGHFIEDYRLAAELLSQIVDVSVTPVVPEFQTVRFLEHENAVVCHPLPSGISAGTIGRAVEPGTISFSASAIIDHPKGAPAAVSFLLAPANSNARSEVAELARKGAAKPSAFFSGWREVTAEQAVNVNFQLDKPVREPMDLMILSRAVTDTVDFSWLKVSDFRLVKQSAGASNVRQ; encoded by the coding sequence ATGTCTTCTAACGTGAGGCAGTCGCCGGCGAAGCGAAGGCTGGTCGTGGCATCCGGTCGGGACCGGGACGATGTCGAAGGGAGCGGCATCGAGCACCTGGTCCATTTTCTGGAGCCGGATGCGGGGTCGCGGTTTCCGCTGCAGAATGCTTTTCCTCTGATCGCACTTGCATTTTCGGATCAGGGGGAGAGCGATTTGAAAGAGGGGCTTGCGTCGATCCAGGCACTTGGCACGATCCCCGAAATACCGATTCAGCGGATCGACGCGGCCGGCAGGGCGGAGAGCCTGGCGCTCGTTCGGTCGCTGGTGGAGGGCGGAGTAGGGCGGCTCTCCCGCTTCACCGCCTCGATCACCGCCGAGCTCGCCATTCTGCGACGCGAGCGGGAAACGCTGCTCGAGAATTACCGTGCGCTCGAAGATGCCTTTCAGGCGCGCAACTGGGAGCCGGTCGCGGAGATATTCGCTCACGATCCCTATGCCGACCCGAAGGACGAGGGCATCGGGCAGCTCCTCGCAACGGGCTGCGTGGAACAGCTTCTGCCGGTCTCCAGTCTTGGGGTGGCGGGGGTCGCGCTGCATTTCCATTCCGTGCCGAGGGACGCCGGCGAGCTGGTCGTCATGCTGGGTTATGTCGAAAACGGCGAGGGGGTGGCCGAGTGGACGGTGCCCTATGCGCAGCTCGCCGCCGACTGGAACTTCTTCGCCCTGCCGCGCGCCTGCGGCGGCGCGGCGAGAACGCTGCGGCTCAGGATCTCTACGACCGGTACGGAGACCGTAGGGCTCTCGCTCGGCTATCCGATTGCGAGCGAGCGCTATACCGCCCGCTCGGAAACTCCGCACCCCGATCTCGACCTCCGGCCCTTGGCCTTCCGGGTCTTTACGGGTCTGCCCGGCGTCAAGCCGACGCGCATGCCGAACATGATCGCTCCGACCGCCTTGCTCGAAGGTCATTTCATCGAGGACTATCGCTTGGCGGCCGAGCTGTTGAGCCAGATCGTCGACGTGTCCGTCACGCCCGTCGTTCCCGAATTCCAGACCGTACGTTTCCTCGAACACGAGAACGCCGTCGTCTGCCATCCGCTGCCGAGCGGAATCTCCGCCGGGACGATCGGCCGTGCGGTGGAACCCGGCACCATCTCCTTCTCCGCGAGCGCGATCATCGATCACCCGAAGGGCGCACCCGCGGCGGTGAGTTTCCTGCTCGCTCCGGCGAACTCCAATGCGCGCTCGGAGGTCGCGGAACTTGCCCGCAAGGGCGCTGCCAAGCCCTCGGCCTTCTTCAGCGGCTGGCGCGAGGTTACTGCCGAACAGGCGGTCAATGTCAACTTTCAACTGGACAAGCCCGTGCGCGAGCCGATGGATCTCATGATCCTGAGCCGTGCGGTGACGGATACGGTCGATTTTTCGTGGCTCAAAGTCTCCGACTTCCGGTTGGTAAAGCAGTCCGCAGGGGCGTCCAATGTCCGGCAGTAA
- a CDS encoding polysaccharide pyruvyl transferase family protein, with protein MRILLTGIPSYLQRTVAGVSGAEVRHRPYFDEVRTKKELIDQVRKIANTGNYLIGEGAAHALRGHDVTYLPFWHLVNSRNSDDVYERLNEEFDICVFASANLLRPGYSADLEAEVFEKLKMPVVILGIGIQRREGLKENLPAGTLKFLEVLRKKESFFLTRGYFTAEFLREQGMKFVKPTGCPSLFFAPAEMKRSLTALANPDLASSQKIAFGGYLGSVADTIVDAHALLKPESVASYVVQDEVVAYNLSLPVDDDLPVYDRASGRITGQTAYKHSEKWQRKHELLVFFDTNQWRSWVSTRDLCFGRRFHGCIIGMQAGVPSLMIAVDDRMREMLEFIGFPYMEAAVWNREPDRKAYLQSFLSKIDSQAVIDRYSACEANFRNALAHVGL; from the coding sequence ATGCGTATCTTGCTTACGGGAATCCCGTCCTATCTGCAGCGAACCGTCGCGGGCGTGTCCGGTGCGGAGGTCCGCCATAGGCCCTATTTCGACGAGGTCAGAACCAAGAAGGAGCTGATCGACCAGGTCAGGAAGATCGCCAATACCGGCAACTACCTGATCGGCGAAGGCGCGGCCCATGCGCTGCGCGGGCATGACGTCACCTATCTGCCCTTCTGGCATCTCGTGAACAGCCGGAACTCCGACGACGTCTATGAGCGCCTAAACGAGGAATTCGACATCTGCGTCTTTGCCTCGGCCAATCTCCTGCGCCCCGGCTACTCGGCCGACCTCGAGGCGGAGGTGTTCGAGAAATTGAAGATGCCGGTCGTTATCCTGGGGATCGGCATCCAGCGGAGGGAAGGCCTGAAGGAAAACCTGCCGGCCGGCACGCTCAAATTCCTGGAGGTGCTGAGGAAAAAGGAAAGCTTCTTCCTCACCCGCGGCTATTTTACGGCCGAGTTCCTGAGGGAGCAGGGCATGAAGTTCGTCAAGCCGACAGGCTGCCCGTCGCTCTTCTTCGCACCGGCAGAGATGAAACGCTCGCTCACCGCTCTCGCCAATCCGGATCTCGCCTCCTCCCAGAAGATCGCCTTCGGAGGCTATCTCGGGAGCGTCGCCGACACGATCGTCGACGCCCACGCGCTGCTGAAACCGGAGAGCGTGGCGAGCTATGTCGTCCAGGACGAGGTGGTCGCCTACAATCTTTCCCTCCCCGTCGATGACGACTTGCCGGTCTACGACCGCGCCAGCGGGCGCATCACCGGCCAGACCGCCTACAAGCATTCGGAAAAATGGCAGCGCAAGCACGAACTCCTCGTGTTTTTCGACACCAACCAGTGGCGAAGCTGGGTCTCCACGCGCGATCTCTGCTTCGGCCGTCGCTTTCACGGCTGCATCATCGGCATGCAGGCCGGCGTGCCGTCACTCATGATCGCGGTCGACGACCGGATGCGGGAAATGCTGGAATTCATCGGCTTTCCCTATATGGAGGCGGCGGTCTGGAACCGGGAGCCGGACAGGAAAGCCTATCTTCAGAGCTTCCTTTCCAAGATCGACTCCCAGGCCGTCATCGACCGGTACTCGGCGTGTGAAGCCAACTTCCGCAATGCCCTTGCACATGTCGGGCTCTAG
- a CDS encoding MarR family transcriptional regulator, which produces MNQRILYPFADFGNTVAVLPANETLRKGLDTPEGDQDGEGSLVTYFELARVMERASRRFSGLLRTELTKLGVDDIGPAQAMVLLAIGDAELSVGELLDRGHYVGSNISYYLKQLADGDYIDRIASQRDKRSARIRLSEKGRRLCVGLREAAKGYERALSHGEQDRRNLETAFQTLHRLELVWGNAARFGI; this is translated from the coding sequence ATGAACCAGAGGATACTCTATCCGTTTGCAGACTTTGGAAACACTGTTGCAGTCCTTCCCGCGAATGAAACGCTGCGGAAAGGCCTCGATACCCCTGAAGGCGATCAGGACGGAGAAGGTTCGCTCGTCACCTATTTCGAGCTGGCCCGGGTCATGGAGCGCGCAAGCCGGCGGTTTTCCGGCCTGTTGCGCACGGAGCTGACCAAGCTCGGCGTCGACGACATTGGTCCGGCGCAGGCGATGGTTCTTCTGGCCATCGGCGATGCCGAGCTTTCCGTGGGGGAGCTTCTGGACCGCGGTCATTATGTGGGATCGAACATCTCCTATTATCTCAAACAGCTTGCCGACGGCGACTATATCGACCGGATCGCCTCACAGCGCGACAAGCGGTCGGCCCGCATCAGGCTGTCGGAAAAAGGCAGGCGGCTCTGCGTCGGTCTGCGTGAAGCGGCGAAAGGCTATGAACGTGCCCTCAGTCATGGCGAACAGGACCGGCGAAATCTGGAGACAGCGTTCCAGACCTTGCATCGTCTCGAACTCGTTTGGGGTAATGCCGCCCGATTCGGCATCTGA
- a CDS encoding glycosyltransferase family 4 protein, with product MSMHVAFVHRRGFGQFAALARHLAEAGNEVTLVTESVDQRIASVRVVRHRAEPGPQPNPHVARHLGVPDHHVRIGHRVAETFEAMARLGQAPDVVLGHIGWGSMMFVKDVLPHVPALGYCEFFYRPEGADVGFAPDDRPDLETRKRLRLRNIAQLLSLEAMDGGISPTNWQKGLYPTDVQQRIAVCHEGVDSRRLRPDPAASLKLPDGRVLKAGDPVITFVARDLEPYRGFPQALEAAAKVIRRHPDALFVFVGGDGVSYGAPPPGGGSWKDHLLASLDVPRERLIFPGVVPHSVLRQLFQISAAHLYLTYPFVLSWSVLEAMACGALVIGSDTAPVREIIRSGRNGLLVPFFETEALAEAILDVLKRPGDFRGLRAASRRTVEQRFRLDDCLARQLTLIGNVTGKNAALAKDLQFV from the coding sequence ATGAGCATGCATGTAGCATTCGTACACCGCCGTGGGTTCGGCCAGTTCGCAGCCCTGGCAAGGCATCTGGCTGAGGCGGGGAACGAGGTAACCCTCGTAACGGAGTCCGTTGATCAGCGCATAGCTTCCGTGCGGGTCGTCCGGCATCGGGCGGAACCCGGTCCGCAGCCGAATCCGCACGTTGCACGCCATCTTGGCGTTCCCGACCATCATGTGCGGATCGGCCACAGAGTTGCGGAGACCTTCGAGGCCATGGCGCGTCTTGGTCAAGCGCCCGACGTCGTTCTCGGTCATATTGGCTGGGGCAGCATGATGTTCGTGAAAGATGTCCTGCCGCACGTGCCGGCACTCGGCTATTGCGAGTTCTTCTATCGGCCGGAAGGGGCGGATGTCGGCTTTGCGCCGGATGATCGCCCCGATTTGGAGACGCGCAAACGCTTACGTCTCCGCAACATCGCGCAGCTCCTGTCGCTCGAGGCGATGGACGGCGGCATCAGTCCGACCAATTGGCAGAAGGGCCTTTATCCGACAGATGTGCAGCAGCGTATCGCCGTTTGTCATGAGGGGGTCGACAGCCGCCGCCTTCGCCCCGACCCTGCGGCTTCGTTGAAGCTGCCGGACGGGCGCGTACTCAAAGCCGGGGATCCGGTTATCACTTTCGTCGCACGCGACCTCGAGCCCTATCGGGGGTTTCCCCAGGCGTTGGAGGCTGCAGCGAAGGTCATCCGGCGGCACCCGGATGCACTCTTCGTATTCGTCGGAGGCGACGGTGTGAGTTACGGGGCGCCGCCCCCCGGCGGAGGATCGTGGAAAGACCATCTGCTTGCGTCTCTGGACGTTCCGCGCGAGAGACTCATTTTTCCGGGCGTCGTGCCGCATTCCGTGCTGCGCCAGCTCTTTCAGATCTCCGCGGCGCATCTCTACCTCACATATCCATTCGTGCTTTCCTGGTCGGTGCTGGAGGCAATGGCCTGCGGCGCTCTTGTCATCGGATCGGATACTGCACCCGTTCGGGAAATCATCCGCTCGGGCCGTAACGGCCTTCTTGTCCCGTTCTTTGAAACCGAAGCGCTCGCCGAGGCGATTCTCGACGTATTGAAGCGTCCGGGCGACTTTCGGGGGCTGCGCGCAGCCTCACGCAGAACGGTCGAGCAAAGGTTCCGGCTGGACGACTGCCTCGCGCGACAGTTGACGCTGATCGGAAATGTCACCGGAAAAAATGCTGCGCTAGCGAAAGATTTGCAGTTTGTCTGA
- a CDS encoding glycosyltransferase — protein MSGSKENSDLIVVAMPLYGHAALVLEAIESVLASRITECRVAVVVSVDGDPRQETFDQLLLYAAAQPAVHVLFGANAGPGGARNRAIDYVLANMPEAEAVYFLDADNRVLAGTIETLYRQLRSSGCGWIYTNIDTFSVSWRAHYGNRYSRLLHCITDNICDTGSMISLDVFRAGVRFNDDRQNGFEDWEFWLSCIEHGFVGAPCHDTTFEYRLRAESRFKEANRDRAASVSFLRKRHRALFQRPMLVDFEHEDCPRYLFARTEDAAISFFTDPTKPPKRLRLDDIIPAFWASIGEPDNVHFPPYLIAGSGATLDLLLRSRMLPNVLSHLERLSEKANVVFVQLGNDAAQRKIEPVFLEAGAQHLAPADLIFLSTSLVRDVIHNKALDWFASIGNQQVWPTSAILKVRFPFPRSLPRRSLITPQQVMINCVNAIATSPLRRTAGKRWTWRPARLVPYSDLHKALRHEIGGSPVLPLGHGDGTKKTAALLVPNASFGGAEKVVYAASRELKAAGYETHLFVLGTSRMDVIDEFDQSFDYIHFWDGGIPAWGGSGSFVGQDFIAEGHDVDWAALKGQLSGFDLVINNHVMAVHPLIARLRSEGTRTACYLHVVDNTAFKRPAGQPFAAIAHEHCYDAFLTCSEQLKIYLHSFGVPHEKIFAVPNGASFSVPPKVLSEVLSIRRIERRDDRLRVLYMGRLDQQKGIDRLAAAFAELRASRVPFDARAIGGEILADAAISWTDRLRDLGVEVRPPVFASKDLIKALGWADVLLMPSRWEGAPLMIAEAQQLGCVPIATAVGAVDELITDGEDGILIDAAADPQVVRDMAKAIEEVAHNRQLLAPLMEGCLRTAARRSWSSSFSEFLGWCDRSVNNSSLSRATVIRGREASNPGVAAVG, from the coding sequence ATGTCCGGCAGTAAGGAAAACTCGGACCTGATCGTTGTGGCGATGCCGCTCTACGGCCATGCAGCCCTCGTCCTGGAAGCGATCGAGTCCGTGCTCGCCTCCAGGATTACCGAGTGCCGGGTGGCAGTGGTGGTTTCCGTCGATGGTGATCCGCGACAGGAGACATTCGACCAATTGCTGCTCTATGCGGCGGCCCAGCCGGCGGTGCATGTGCTTTTCGGAGCAAATGCAGGGCCGGGCGGGGCGCGCAACCGCGCCATCGATTACGTGCTTGCGAACATGCCGGAAGCCGAGGCCGTCTATTTCCTCGATGCCGACAATCGGGTGCTGGCCGGAACCATCGAGACTCTCTACCGGCAGTTGCGCTCCAGCGGCTGCGGCTGGATCTACACCAATATCGACACTTTCTCGGTCAGCTGGCGGGCCCATTACGGAAATCGCTATTCGCGGCTCCTGCACTGCATCACCGACAATATCTGCGATACCGGATCCATGATCTCGCTCGACGTATTCCGGGCGGGGGTTCGCTTCAACGACGACAGGCAGAACGGCTTCGAAGATTGGGAATTCTGGCTGTCCTGCATCGAGCACGGCTTCGTCGGCGCGCCATGCCACGATACGACCTTCGAATACCGGCTAAGGGCAGAAAGCCGCTTCAAGGAAGCGAATCGCGACCGTGCTGCCTCGGTGAGCTTTCTTAGAAAGCGCCACCGAGCGCTTTTCCAGCGCCCCATGCTCGTCGATTTCGAGCACGAGGACTGCCCGCGTTACCTCTTTGCGCGGACGGAAGATGCCGCCATTTCCTTCTTTACGGACCCGACCAAACCACCGAAGCGGCTCCGCCTCGACGACATCATTCCGGCCTTCTGGGCGAGCATCGGCGAGCCGGACAACGTGCATTTTCCGCCCTACCTGATCGCTGGAAGCGGCGCAACGCTCGACCTGCTGCTGCGATCCCGGATGCTGCCGAACGTGCTGTCCCATCTGGAGCGCTTGAGCGAAAAGGCCAATGTCGTCTTCGTTCAGCTCGGCAACGATGCGGCGCAGCGCAAGATCGAGCCGGTTTTCCTGGAGGCGGGCGCCCAGCATCTCGCGCCAGCCGACCTGATCTTTCTTTCCACTTCGCTCGTGCGCGACGTCATCCATAACAAGGCTCTGGACTGGTTCGCCTCCATCGGCAATCAGCAGGTATGGCCGACATCGGCAATTCTAAAGGTGCGCTTCCCCTTTCCGAGAAGCCTGCCGCGCCGTTCACTCATTACGCCCCAGCAGGTGATGATCAACTGCGTCAATGCCATTGCGACAAGCCCGTTGCGGCGAACCGCCGGCAAACGCTGGACCTGGCGCCCGGCACGGCTCGTTCCCTATTCCGACCTTCACAAGGCGCTTCGCCACGAGATCGGCGGCTCACCGGTCCTGCCGCTCGGGCATGGCGATGGGACGAAGAAAACCGCTGCGCTTCTCGTTCCGAACGCATCCTTCGGCGGCGCCGAGAAAGTCGTATATGCGGCCTCGCGCGAGCTGAAGGCCGCGGGCTACGAGACCCATCTCTTCGTGCTCGGCACATCCCGGATGGACGTGATCGACGAGTTCGACCAGAGCTTTGACTATATTCACTTCTGGGATGGAGGCATTCCTGCCTGGGGCGGCTCCGGCTCGTTCGTCGGGCAGGATTTCATTGCCGAGGGCCACGACGTGGATTGGGCCGCGCTCAAAGGCCAGCTTTCCGGCTTCGACCTCGTTATCAACAATCACGTCATGGCGGTGCACCCGCTCATCGCGCGATTGCGCTCGGAAGGGACGCGCACGGCCTGCTACCTCCACGTCGTCGACAATACCGCCTTCAAAAGGCCTGCCGGCCAGCCCTTCGCCGCGATCGCCCACGAGCATTGCTATGACGCATTCCTCACCTGCTCGGAGCAGCTCAAGATCTACCTGCACAGCTTCGGCGTTCCCCATGAAAAGATCTTTGCCGTTCCGAATGGCGCGAGCTTTTCCGTGCCGCCCAAGGTCCTTTCGGAGGTGCTCTCGATCAGGCGGATCGAACGCCGGGACGACCGGCTCCGGGTGCTCTACATGGGCCGGCTCGATCAACAGAAGGGGATCGATCGCCTGGCCGCGGCGTTCGCCGAATTGCGGGCCTCGCGCGTGCCCTTCGATGCCCGGGCGATCGGCGGGGAAATCCTCGCGGATGCTGCCATATCCTGGACGGATCGTCTGAGGGATCTCGGAGTCGAGGTGCGCCCGCCAGTCTTTGCGAGCAAGGATCTGATCAAGGCACTCGGCTGGGCCGATGTCCTCCTGATGCCGTCGCGCTGGGAGGGTGCGCCCTTGATGATCGCCGAGGCGCAGCAACTTGGCTGCGTCCCGATCGCGACCGCGGTCGGTGCCGTCGACGAGCTGATAACCGATGGCGAGGACGGCATTCTGATCGATGCCGCTGCCGATCCCCAGGTCGTGCGGGATATGGCGAAGGCGATCGAGGAGGTCGCCCATAACCGTCAACTGCTCGCGCCGCTCATGGAGGGATGCCTCAGAACGGCGGCTCGCCGATCATGGTCGTCCTCCTTTTCCGAGTTCCTCGGCTGGTGCGACCGCTCTGTGAACAATTCATCGCTTTCGCGCGCCACGGTCATCCGCGGGCGCGAGGCATCCAATCCCGGAGTAGCGGCCGTGGGCTGA